In Micromonospora sp. NBC_01813, the following are encoded in one genomic region:
- a CDS encoding glycosyltransferase family 4 protein, which produces MTLPAPQDEAAPQDGAVRLDTTVTTYRILATAAVFEPGFRGGGPIRSLSFILKTLPDDLDVTLVTRDRDLHSSVPYPGLSGRLSRRDARSAVFYLNPIDPRHWARLARHVRSRPVDLLYVNSLWSPFSVVAIVAVALRLLRVRAVLLAPRGELSPGALAIKRGKKRLFLTMWAQVLRRLDVRWQACSWLEENQIRSNMPWARVMVNGNECPIPDRPAPPVVPHDGPLRLVFVGRISPMKNLVVALDAVAGATRPVQFDVFGPLEDEQYWARCRQVIATMPGHVRVRYRGELAAEQVMPTFSGYDAFLFPTLGENYGHVILESLASGCPIVCSGQTPFSDLIRDAGGVVVEPATAAALAGVVDQLADRTPAQRAEAKELAGRWYRRWRQQTRELNVLDHARHFCG; this is translated from the coding sequence GTGACGTTGCCGGCACCACAGGACGAGGCGGCGCCGCAGGACGGGGCGGTGCGGCTCGACACCACCGTCACCACGTACCGGATCCTCGCGACGGCCGCGGTGTTCGAGCCGGGCTTTCGCGGCGGCGGTCCGATCCGGTCGTTGAGCTTCATCCTGAAGACCCTGCCCGACGATCTCGACGTCACCCTGGTCACCCGGGACCGGGATCTGCACTCGTCGGTGCCGTACCCCGGACTGTCCGGTCGACTGTCGCGGCGCGACGCCCGCTCCGCCGTCTTCTACCTGAACCCGATCGACCCTCGGCACTGGGCGCGGCTGGCCCGGCACGTCCGGTCGCGCCCGGTCGACCTGCTGTACGTCAACAGCCTCTGGTCGCCGTTCTCCGTGGTGGCGATCGTCGCGGTGGCTCTTCGTCTGCTGCGGGTACGGGCGGTCCTGCTCGCCCCGCGCGGCGAGTTGTCGCCCGGCGCCCTGGCCATCAAGCGGGGCAAGAAACGGCTCTTCCTGACGATGTGGGCGCAGGTGCTGCGCCGACTCGATGTGCGCTGGCAGGCGTGCAGTTGGCTGGAGGAGAACCAGATCCGGTCGAACATGCCGTGGGCGCGGGTGATGGTCAACGGCAACGAATGCCCGATCCCGGACCGGCCGGCTCCGCCGGTCGTGCCGCACGACGGCCCGCTGCGGCTGGTCTTCGTCGGGCGGATCTCGCCGATGAAGAACCTGGTGGTGGCGTTGGACGCGGTGGCGGGAGCGACCCGGCCGGTCCAGTTCGACGTCTTCGGCCCGCTGGAGGACGAACAGTACTGGGCGCGGTGTCGTCAGGTCATCGCCACGATGCCCGGCCATGTCCGGGTCCGGTACCGGGGTGAACTCGCGGCGGAACAGGTGATGCCGACCTTCAGCGGGTACGACGCCTTCCTCTTTCCGACGCTGGGTGAGAACTACGGCCACGTGATCCTGGAGAGTCTCGCGTCCGGCTGCCCGATCGTCTGCTCCGGCCAGACACCGTTCAGCGACCTGATCCGCGACGCGGGCGGTGTGGTGGTCGAGCCGGCGACGGCGGCAGCGCTGGCCGGCGTCGTGGACCAGCTGGCTGACCGTACGCCGGCGCAACGCGCCGAGGCGAAGGAACTCGCCGGGCGGTGGTACCGGCGGTGGCGCCAGCAGACGCGGGAACTCAACGTGTTGGACCACGCCCGTCACTTCTGCGGCTGA
- a CDS encoding SulP family inorganic anion transporter → MSAFSPAVFRPRLSRPSWLSPKVFRTEVLAGLVVALALIPEAISFSILAGVDPRVGLFASFTMAVTISICGGRPAMISAATGAIALIVAPLARDHGLDYLIAAVILGGLLQVLLAVLGVAKLMRFIPRSVMVGFVNSLAILIFAAQVPYLIGVPWLVYPMVAVALVIMVVLPRLTKAVPAPLVAIVVLTVVTVVAGFAVPTVGDQGALPDSLPVLGLPQIPYTVATLQVIAPYALGIALVGLMESLMTAKLVDDITDTGSNKTRESWGQGVANIVTGFFGGMGGCAMIGQTMINVKAAGARTRLSTFLSGVFLLILVVSLGDVVARIPMAALVAVMIIVAVSTFDWHSVAPATLRRMPWGELAVMTFTVAAVLITHNLAIGVIFGVLTAMVIFARRVAHMVEVTSVLDPDETTRIYSVHGELFFASSNDLVHQFDYAGDPDRVIIDMSHAHVWDASSVAALDAITTKYASRGKTVEIIELNQSSARIHGTLAGQLGVGH, encoded by the coding sequence ATGTCTGCGTTCTCTCCTGCGGTGTTTCGGCCGCGCCTGTCCCGCCCGTCGTGGCTGTCGCCGAAGGTGTTCCGGACCGAAGTCCTCGCCGGTCTGGTCGTCGCCCTGGCGTTGATCCCGGAGGCGATCTCGTTCTCGATCCTGGCCGGGGTCGATCCGCGGGTGGGGCTGTTCGCCTCGTTCACCATGGCCGTGACGATCTCGATCTGTGGTGGTCGGCCGGCGATGATCTCGGCCGCGACCGGGGCGATCGCGCTGATCGTCGCCCCGCTCGCGCGTGACCACGGGCTCGACTACCTGATCGCGGCGGTGATTCTCGGCGGCCTGCTGCAGGTGCTGCTCGCGGTGCTCGGGGTGGCCAAGCTGATGCGGTTCATCCCGCGCAGCGTGATGGTCGGTTTCGTCAACTCGCTCGCCATCCTGATCTTCGCCGCCCAGGTGCCGTATCTGATCGGCGTGCCGTGGCTGGTCTACCCGATGGTCGCGGTCGCGTTGGTGATCATGGTCGTGCTGCCGAGGCTGACGAAGGCGGTGCCGGCGCCGCTGGTGGCGATCGTGGTGCTGACCGTGGTGACCGTCGTCGCGGGCTTCGCGGTGCCGACCGTCGGTGACCAGGGCGCGCTGCCGGACAGCCTGCCGGTCCTCGGCCTGCCGCAGATCCCGTACACCGTGGCCACCCTGCAGGTGATCGCCCCGTACGCCCTGGGGATCGCCCTGGTCGGGCTGATGGAGTCGCTGATGACGGCGAAGCTGGTCGACGACATCACCGACACCGGTTCCAACAAGACCCGCGAGTCGTGGGGCCAGGGGGTGGCCAACATCGTCACCGGCTTCTTCGGCGGCATGGGTGGCTGCGCGATGATCGGCCAGACGATGATCAACGTAAAGGCCGCCGGTGCCCGGACCCGGTTGTCGACGTTCCTGTCCGGGGTGTTCCTGCTGATCCTGGTGGTCTCCCTGGGCGATGTCGTCGCCCGGATCCCGATGGCCGCCCTGGTCGCCGTGATGATCATCGTCGCGGTGTCGACGTTCGACTGGCACAGCGTCGCCCCCGCCACGTTGCGGCGGATGCCGTGGGGCGAACTTGCGGTGATGACCTTCACCGTCGCCGCGGTGCTGATCACGCACAACCTGGCGATCGGTGTCATCTTCGGGGTGCTGACCGCGATGGTGATCTTCGCCCGTCGGGTGGCCCACATGGTCGAGGTGACCAGTGTGCTCGACCCGGACGAGACCACCCGGATCTACTCGGTGCACGGTGAGCTCTTCTTCGCCTCCAGCAACGATCTCGTCCACCAGTTCGACTACGCCGGTGACCCGGACCGGGTGATCATCGACATGAGCCACGCCCACGTCTGGGACGCCTCGTCGGTGGCCGCTCTGGACGCGATCACCACCAAGTACGCCAGCCGCGGCAAGACTGTCGAGATCATCGAACTCAACCAGTCCAGCGCCCGGATCCACGGGACCCTCGCCGGTCAGCTCGGGGTCGGTCACTGA
- a CDS encoding acyltransferase — translation MRAIVRRVLDHLAATRDPEAFVRSLGVNLTGRVRFYGVSRAMFGSEPWLITIGDNVYVTSEVQFVTHDGGTLILRKDYPDLDWTAPITIGNDVYIGMRSMILAGVNIGNRCVIGAGSVVTRDIPDNTVAAGVPARPLRTTDEYLERLRAKSLGIGHLPVPAKHEAMKRIYGVTTG, via the coding sequence GTGCGAGCGATCGTTCGACGAGTACTCGACCATCTGGCTGCCACCCGCGATCCCGAGGCGTTCGTCAGGTCCCTCGGGGTGAACCTGACCGGGCGGGTCAGGTTCTACGGGGTGAGCCGGGCGATGTTCGGCTCGGAGCCGTGGCTGATCACCATCGGCGACAACGTCTACGTCACCTCCGAAGTGCAGTTCGTGACCCACGACGGTGGCACCCTGATCCTGCGCAAGGACTATCCCGACCTGGACTGGACGGCGCCGATCACCATCGGGAACGACGTCTACATCGGGATGCGGTCGATGATTCTCGCCGGGGTCAACATCGGCAACCGGTGTGTCATCGGGGCCGGCTCGGTCGTCACCCGCGACATTCCGGACAACACGGTGGCGGCGGGGGTGCCGGCGCGACCGCTGCGCACCACCGACGAGTACCTCGAGCGGCTGCGGGCGAAGTCGCTGGGCATCGGACATCTTCCCGTCCCGGCCAAGCATGAGGCGATGAAGCGGATCTACGGGGTGACCACCGGTTGA
- the metE gene encoding 5-methyltetrahydropteroyltriglutamate--homocysteine S-methyltransferase, producing MSTAFGQSTVLGYPRIGPNRELKTAVEAYWAGTIDATALEQTAAALRSDVWRTLRDAQLDAIPSNTFSYYDQVLDTVVAVGAVPERFSRLGLSQLDTYFAMARGVDAEPALELTKWFATNYHYLVPEIGPRTGFVANPDKALREFAQARQLGIVTRPVLVGPATLLLLAKATEPGFDPFDRLDDLVEVYADILTSLADAGVAWVQLDEPGYVSDRTPAQIEALRAAYTRLGQVARRPRIFVATYFGELGDALPALLDSPIEALGLDLVAGSGNLGRLAAAGPLRGKTIVAGLVDGHNIWRTDLRAAISTGTTVTRLADHVAVSTSCSLLHVPVDLSAETRLDPQLSGRLAFARQKIDEVVLLGRALRDGTAVLPPPLPPAPGQWRHHDVRVRLAGLTAGDRRRSPYAERALAQQARLSLPPLPTTTIGSFPQTAELRAARAELRRGVLDEAGYADLMRAEVERVVRMQERLGLDVLVHGEPERNDMVQYFGERLDGFASTDHGWVQSYGSRCVRPPVIYGDVARPAPMTVGWSRYAQSLTSRPVKGMLTGPVTILAWSFVRTDQPLADTADQVALALRDECADLEAAGITVIQVDEPALRETLPLRGVDQKVYLEWAVGAFRLATSGVADDTQVHTHLCYSEFGEVIDAIDALDADVTSIEASRSKMEVLDDLAAIGYHRGVGPGIWDIHSPRVPAPGEMVEALRRAVAVVPAQRLWVNPDCGLKTRGYPEVEASLRHLVAAARELRGS from the coding sequence ATGAGTACCGCATTCGGTCAGAGCACCGTGCTCGGCTATCCGCGTATCGGCCCGAACCGCGAGTTGAAGACCGCGGTCGAGGCGTACTGGGCCGGCACGATCGACGCCACCGCCCTGGAACAGACCGCGGCCGCGCTGCGGTCGGACGTCTGGCGGACGCTGCGTGACGCGCAACTGGACGCCATTCCGTCCAACACGTTCTCGTACTACGACCAGGTGCTCGACACCGTCGTGGCGGTCGGCGCGGTTCCCGAACGGTTCAGCCGGCTCGGTCTGTCGCAGCTGGACACCTATTTCGCCATGGCCCGAGGGGTCGACGCGGAACCGGCGCTGGAGCTGACCAAGTGGTTCGCCACCAACTACCACTATCTCGTCCCCGAGATCGGGCCACGGACCGGCTTCGTCGCGAATCCCGACAAGGCGCTGCGGGAGTTCGCGCAGGCTCGGCAGCTCGGTATCGTCACCCGCCCGGTGCTGGTCGGCCCGGCGACGTTGCTGCTGCTGGCCAAGGCGACCGAGCCCGGCTTCGACCCGTTCGACCGCCTCGACGACCTGGTCGAGGTCTACGCCGACATCCTGACGTCGCTGGCCGACGCCGGAGTCGCCTGGGTCCAGCTGGACGAGCCCGGCTACGTCAGTGACCGGACGCCGGCGCAGATCGAAGCGCTGCGGGCGGCGTACACCCGGCTCGGTCAGGTCGCCCGACGGCCGCGGATCTTCGTCGCCACCTACTTCGGGGAACTCGGCGATGCCCTGCCGGCGCTGCTCGACTCCCCCATCGAGGCGCTGGGCCTCGATCTCGTCGCCGGATCGGGCAACCTCGGCCGGCTCGCGGCGGCAGGCCCGCTGCGGGGCAAGACCATCGTCGCGGGCCTGGTCGACGGGCACAACATCTGGCGTACGGATCTACGGGCAGCCATCTCGACCGGCACCACGGTCACCCGGCTGGCCGATCACGTGGCCGTGTCGACGTCCTGTTCGCTGCTGCACGTGCCGGTCGATCTGTCGGCGGAGACCCGGCTCGATCCGCAACTGTCCGGTCGGCTCGCCTTCGCCCGGCAGAAGATCGACGAGGTCGTCCTGCTCGGCCGGGCGCTGCGCGACGGCACCGCCGTCCTGCCGCCGCCGCTGCCGCCGGCACCGGGCCAGTGGCGACACCACGACGTCCGGGTGCGGCTCGCGGGACTCACCGCCGGTGATCGGCGGCGATCGCCGTACGCCGAACGGGCGCTCGCGCAGCAGGCGCGGCTGAGCCTGCCGCCGCTGCCCACCACGACGATCGGCTCGTTCCCGCAGACCGCCGAGCTCCGCGCGGCCCGGGCGGAGCTGCGCCGTGGCGTCCTCGACGAGGCCGGCTACGCCGACCTGATGCGGGCCGAGGTCGAACGGGTCGTCCGGATGCAGGAGCGGCTCGGTCTTGACGTGCTCGTGCACGGCGAGCCGGAACGCAACGACATGGTGCAGTACTTCGGTGAACGGCTCGACGGGTTCGCCTCGACCGACCACGGCTGGGTGCAGTCGTACGGATCTCGCTGCGTACGCCCACCGGTCATCTACGGCGACGTGGCCCGCCCGGCCCCGATGACCGTCGGGTGGTCCCGCTACGCACAGTCGCTGACCAGCAGGCCGGTCAAGGGGATGCTCACCGGGCCGGTCACGATCCTGGCCTGGTCGTTCGTCCGTACCGACCAGCCGCTCGCCGACACCGCCGATCAGGTCGCGCTGGCGTTGCGGGACGAATGCGCTGATCTCGAGGCGGCCGGGATCACCGTGATCCAGGTCGACGAGCCAGCCCTGCGGGAGACGTTGCCACTGCGCGGGGTCGACCAGAAGGTGTACCTGGAGTGGGCGGTCGGCGCGTTCCGGCTGGCCACCAGTGGTGTCGCCGACGACACACAGGTCCACACTCATCTGTGTTACTCGGAGTTCGGTGAGGTCATCGACGCCATCGACGCCCTGGATGCCGACGTCACCAGCATCGAGGCCTCCCGATCGAAGATGGAGGTCCTCGACGACCTGGCCGCGATCGGTTACCACCGGGGCGTCGGGCCGGGCATCTGGGACATCCATTCGCCCCGGGTGCCGGCGCCCGGCGAGATGGTCGAGGCGCTGCGCCGGGCGGTGGCGGTGGTGCCGGCGCAGCGGCTGTGGGTGAATCCGGACTGTGGCCTGAAGACCCGCGGTTACCCGGAGGTCGAAGCCTCGCTGCGGCACCTGGTGGCGGCCGCGCGGGAGCTCCGCGGCAGCTGA
- the wecB gene encoding non-hydrolyzing UDP-N-acetylglucosamine 2-epimerase yields MTRVMTVVGTRPEIIRLSRVMDRLDRTVDHVLVHTGQNWDTYLSEVFFKELRLRPPDRSLGVDTTSLGRMLGGVLVGVEEAITEYRPDALLVLGDTNSCIAALMARRMRVPVYHMEAGNRCFDLNVPEETNRRLIDHVSDFNLAYTEHARRNLLAEGLHPRRILHTGSPMREVLEHYRTDIAGSTVLDQLDLTPGGYFVVSAHREENVDRPDRLHRLLDCLRAVRDQWRLPVLVSTHPRTRNRLEALATDPASLDGITFHEPFGLFDYVSLQRAARCTLSDSGTISEEAAILGFPAVTLRESIERPEALDAGGIIMTGLDPAGVIEAVRVTVEQVAAGGVPCPADYQVPDTSRRVVDFVLSTVRRHHEWAGLRR; encoded by the coding sequence ATGACCCGTGTGATGACGGTCGTCGGCACCCGGCCGGAGATCATCCGGCTCTCCCGGGTGATGGACCGGTTGGACCGCACAGTCGACCACGTGCTCGTGCACACCGGGCAGAACTGGGACACGTACCTCTCCGAGGTCTTCTTCAAAGAGCTGCGGTTGCGCCCACCGGATCGCTCCCTCGGCGTCGACACCACCTCGTTGGGTCGGATGCTCGGCGGGGTGCTGGTCGGCGTCGAGGAGGCGATCACCGAATACCGGCCTGACGCCCTGCTGGTGCTCGGCGACACCAACAGCTGCATCGCCGCGTTGATGGCCCGCCGGATGCGGGTGCCGGTCTACCACATGGAGGCGGGCAACCGGTGCTTCGACCTCAACGTGCCGGAGGAGACGAACCGACGACTGATCGACCACGTCTCCGACTTCAACCTGGCCTACACCGAACACGCCCGGCGTAACCTGCTCGCCGAGGGCCTGCATCCGCGCCGGATCCTGCACACCGGCTCCCCGATGCGCGAGGTGCTGGAGCACTACCGGACGGACATCGCCGGCTCGACCGTGCTCGACCAGCTCGACCTGACCCCCGGCGGGTACTTCGTCGTCAGCGCCCACCGCGAGGAGAACGTGGACCGGCCGGACCGGCTGCACCGGCTGCTCGACTGTCTGCGGGCGGTACGCGACCAGTGGCGGCTGCCGGTGCTGGTCTCGACCCATCCGCGTACCCGTAACCGGTTGGAGGCGCTGGCCACCGATCCGGCCAGCCTCGACGGGATCACCTTCCACGAGCCGTTCGGGCTGTTCGACTACGTGAGCCTGCAACGCGCCGCCCGGTGCACGCTGTCCGACAGCGGGACGATCAGCGAGGAGGCCGCGATCCTCGGCTTCCCGGCGGTCACCCTGCGGGAGTCGATCGAGCGGCCCGAGGCGCTGGACGCCGGGGGCATCATCATGACCGGCTTGGACCCGGCCGGGGTGATCGAGGCGGTCCGGGTCACCGTCGAGCAGGTGGCCGCCGGTGGGGTGCCGTGTCCGGCGGACTACCAGGTGCCGGACACCTCGCGGCGGGTGGTCGACTTCGTCCTGTCCACCGTCCGGCGCCACCACGAGTGGGCTGGGCTGCGCCGGTGA